From Desulfovibrio inopinatus DSM 10711, the proteins below share one genomic window:
- a CDS encoding YcaO-like family protein, which yields MTQNVRPMANVYANHKDRLPAETVAKIQAILHELGIGAEHPMTEVWQNPVDDCHSVRVWDPSYPLVGANGKGISEVYCLASAYAEFIERLQCYSFRWFGALGQIYPRKPIHHDEVVCSVDDLMQDIPEILHDVVDDPGDLSVDSLMCLPFWDVNARQLRMLPYYLMLTGIKSTGMSAGNTPEEALCQGICEIMERYAAREVIQGAYIPPTIPLEELPLESHGLKHMLDMLHGKGFEVIVKDCTMGGTIPVLAAIVIDHAKDRFNLCFGSDPVFDVALQRCITELYQGRAELPHSFSYWQVQRPPLKDYYNRVYATLSILLNNAPSTNFQAAFTAPGQSNTAYFTFMCEKVHALGYPMYVRDFSFLGFPTYYVYIQGMSCPPSPSVKEANFYLDTINEAFEHIYRMAQGKNTDVHRLADIFSRTIRSESIFSSTLVISLSHHLHSRVPLASWVEPCSFLAFIFIEAGMLDNAIDVLQQLPGGETPDEVELCSLLLDYCRLASKGQSDAEILTFLQERYGEGEYGRSLRHLINGHYASLYCKAEDDAPGNTFSQLPLPQCDSPLSCQTCTMRSVCSLSRYLEIRKALHKAYIPIDQTKLGDIVPPNPSCMA from the coding sequence ATGACTCAAAATGTTCGCCCTATGGCCAATGTGTATGCCAATCATAAGGACCGTTTGCCTGCGGAAACCGTTGCAAAGATACAAGCCATTCTGCACGAATTGGGAATCGGTGCAGAGCATCCCATGACGGAAGTGTGGCAGAATCCGGTCGATGATTGTCATTCTGTCCGTGTGTGGGATCCGAGTTATCCATTGGTTGGAGCCAATGGAAAAGGCATTTCCGAAGTCTATTGCTTGGCGAGCGCTTATGCGGAGTTCATCGAGCGTTTGCAGTGTTATTCGTTTCGCTGGTTCGGTGCTTTAGGACAAATTTATCCTCGAAAGCCCATCCATCATGATGAAGTAGTATGCTCTGTGGATGATTTGATGCAGGATATCCCCGAAATTCTACATGATGTGGTGGACGATCCGGGCGATCTTTCCGTCGATTCGTTGATGTGTCTTCCGTTTTGGGACGTCAACGCAAGACAACTCAGGATGTTGCCGTACTACTTGATGTTGACGGGCATCAAGTCGACCGGCATGAGTGCCGGAAATACACCCGAGGAGGCCCTGTGCCAAGGGATATGCGAAATCATGGAGCGCTATGCCGCCCGAGAAGTGATACAAGGAGCGTACATTCCACCAACGATTCCATTGGAGGAATTACCCCTTGAGTCGCACGGTTTGAAACACATGTTGGACATGCTTCATGGCAAAGGGTTTGAGGTTATCGTCAAAGATTGCACCATGGGCGGTACCATCCCGGTGCTGGCAGCTATTGTGATCGATCATGCCAAAGATCGCTTTAACCTGTGTTTCGGCTCGGACCCTGTCTTCGATGTGGCATTGCAACGATGCATTACGGAGTTGTATCAAGGAAGGGCAGAGCTTCCACATTCATTTTCCTATTGGCAGGTCCAGCGTCCTCCTTTGAAAGACTATTACAATCGGGTGTATGCGACGCTTTCCATTCTGTTGAACAATGCTCCCTCAACGAATTTCCAAGCGGCATTTACGGCCCCTGGGCAGTCGAATACGGCCTATTTCACGTTTATGTGCGAGAAAGTTCATGCGTTGGGATATCCCATGTATGTACGCGATTTTTCTTTTCTCGGATTCCCTACTTATTATGTGTATATTCAAGGTATGTCCTGTCCTCCCTCACCGTCAGTGAAAGAAGCGAATTTCTACTTGGATACGATTAATGAGGCTTTTGAACATATCTATCGGATGGCTCAAGGAAAGAACACGGATGTACATCGTTTGGCGGATATTTTCTCTCGGACTATCCGAAGTGAATCGATTTTTTCCTCAACGCTTGTCATCAGTCTAAGTCATCATCTTCATTCTCGTGTGCCGCTGGCAAGTTGGGTTGAGCCGTGTAGTTTTTTGGCATTTATTTTTATTGAAGCCGGAATGTTGGACAATGCTATCGATGTTCTTCAACAACTCCCCGGGGGAGAAACTCCGGATGAAGTTGAATTATGCTCGTTGCTGCTGGACTATTGCCGTCTTGCCTCCAAAGGACAATCCGATGCAGAGATTCTTACTTTTTTGCAGGAGCGATATGGTGAAGGGGAGTATGGTCGGAGTTTACGTCATCTCATCAACGGGCATTACGCCAGTCTGTACTGCAAAGCGGAAGACGATGCACCGGGGAATACATTCAGCCAACTTCCCTTGCCACAGTGCGATAGTCCATTGTCGTGTCAGACCTGCACAATGCGTTCAGTGTGTTCCTTGTCGCGTTATCTGGAGATACGAAAAGCACTGCACAAAGCCTACATTCCGATTGATCAGACGAAGCTTGGTGATATTGTGCCTCCAAATCCCTCATGTATGGCATGA
- a CDS encoding PAAR-like domain-containing protein: protein MFISTNESGGQALGQPDMCFTPAPPGPPVPVPYVNVADLSMAVDTAMNVLVCGSLGLNLSSTVPMSDGDQPGVTGGVVSQVFMDEAGFSAGSTKVLIEGAPAVHLGASTTQNAYNCVGSIVAPSQTKVILGS from the coding sequence ATGTTTATTTCCACGAATGAGAGTGGGGGACAGGCTCTCGGACAGCCAGACATGTGTTTTACCCCTGCTCCACCAGGGCCTCCTGTGCCTGTTCCGTATGTGAATGTTGCTGATTTGAGCATGGCCGTGGATACGGCCATGAATGTTCTTGTTTGCGGATCGCTCGGTTTGAACTTGAGTTCAACCGTCCCCATGAGTGATGGAGATCAACCCGGCGTAACGGGTGGGGTGGTTTCTCAGGTGTTTATGGATGAAGCAGGCTTTTCGGCGGGGAGCACAAAGGTGCTCATCGAAGGAGCACCTGCTGTGCATCTTGGAGCATCAACGACACAGAACGCATATAATTGTGTGGGGAGTATCGTCGCCCCGAGTCAGACCAAAGTCATTTTGGGCTCGTAA
- a CDS encoding EAL domain-containing protein translates to MRFRDLSISTRLAVATLVLLIPVAVLVYFMDISFRYDINIGKDEFAGTELLRHVYPLLEIICDDQHVMTEEEMKRRRELARHAFQELHEMVKETPKSFMLSDVDLRIRDKLGVKPAQLAEAWEAYLDAPTTEARQQLLNNTLDLMVHIGRFSKLLLDPALDSAVLADALVAVLPNCKRDLLDLRRLLRLTQMPEERGPISLFTSDTAFRDILLRWHEHYITSCLYRLRDDSTAALTEDPLYYGLSPSLQRNYKAAYEKAMSASERLSSSVRALIDGESVNSMFLAEQIKTADTAVDKLFFTGLNELDILIKYRIDEYLDWRIMAGALSATAVLLAIALLVAVSLSITRGLRCVMQYTHRVATGDLDAYVKEPIGAELGVLADGIHTMVLNLKHKIGFLNGVLRGLTIPCLTVDTEEHVTFINQPYLQLYGLQGTPDDYLGKTLGELYYNDSTADTITGRAMRARKPLLGNESSTITRDGRSVHVKYDVAPVFDLDNRLIGAFAIIIDLTEIKKNAEKISRLAAFPRKSLNPVLSAMKGGALHYINPATASITRRWGLDPRRDLLPGNHSSIVDACLATGSTRDNIESLVGDRVFDWTYTPVPGQELVHIYGNDITERKRMEERLLYDAFHDSLTGLPNRALFEDRLGQVCRRYKRDSAASFSLLFLDLDHFKHVNDSLGHVVGDELLTEVAERIVSTLRSFDTLARLGGDEFVLLLENTQGLDDAQAAVKRIQDVLASPITVVNSDIFVEVSIGIVVSGHPDKTPGELLRDADAAMYRAKSLGRGRAEVFNDDLHKQAMDRLHLESELKKAVEHQEFIVFYQPIVHLDTGKIHGFEALVRWESLTRGLVPPGMFIPHMENSGLIIDVGAFVLEHALQTAKMWRETIPGYEHLFMSVNLAVRQLTKPGIVDDVAEVLTRWPCPRGSLKLEITESGIMENFHVAQSILADLRELGVRLSIDDFGTGYSSLSYLHRLPFDSLKVDRSFVTLLQQKAENLEITKTIVALAHSLSKDIIAEGVETPNQLNTLRHLGCEYGQGYLFAKPLPATEAEQLLKNQPSW, encoded by the coding sequence ATGCGTTTTCGTGATTTATCCATTTCGACTCGTCTTGCTGTAGCTACTTTGGTGCTGCTGATACCTGTGGCCGTTCTTGTCTATTTTATGGATATCAGTTTTCGGTACGACATCAATATTGGGAAAGATGAGTTTGCGGGAACAGAGCTGCTGCGTCACGTGTACCCTTTACTCGAAATCATTTGTGACGATCAACACGTGATGACGGAAGAAGAAATGAAAAGAAGGCGAGAGTTAGCTCGTCATGCGTTTCAAGAACTCCATGAAATGGTTAAAGAAACTCCGAAATCTTTTATGTTGTCAGATGTTGATTTACGAATACGCGACAAGCTTGGAGTGAAGCCGGCGCAACTTGCAGAAGCGTGGGAAGCATATCTCGATGCACCGACAACGGAGGCAAGACAACAGCTTTTAAACAATACACTTGATTTGATGGTTCACATCGGTCGCTTTTCCAAACTTTTACTTGATCCAGCGTTGGACAGTGCCGTTTTGGCCGATGCTTTGGTAGCAGTATTGCCGAACTGTAAGCGAGATTTGCTTGACTTACGACGTTTGCTCAGGCTTACGCAAATGCCGGAGGAACGGGGGCCGATATCTCTTTTTACTTCGGACACGGCGTTTCGCGACATTTTGCTGCGGTGGCATGAACACTACATAACGAGTTGCTTGTATCGACTGCGAGATGACTCGACTGCGGCCCTGACGGAAGATCCCCTGTACTACGGCCTCAGTCCAAGTCTGCAACGGAATTATAAAGCAGCCTATGAAAAAGCAATGTCCGCATCCGAGCGCTTATCTTCAAGCGTCCGCGCGTTGATTGATGGCGAAAGCGTCAACTCGATGTTTTTGGCAGAACAAATCAAGACTGCTGATACAGCTGTGGATAAACTGTTTTTCACAGGATTAAATGAACTCGATATCTTGATCAAATATCGTATCGATGAATATCTTGATTGGCGCATTATGGCGGGTGCCCTCAGCGCAACGGCTGTTCTTCTCGCTATCGCTTTGCTTGTTGCCGTTTCGCTTTCCATCACACGCGGTTTGCGATGTGTTATGCAATACACGCATCGTGTCGCTACTGGGGATCTTGACGCCTATGTGAAGGAACCCATTGGGGCGGAACTTGGTGTGTTGGCCGATGGCATTCATACCATGGTATTGAATTTGAAACATAAAATTGGATTCCTTAACGGTGTGTTGCGTGGTTTAACGATTCCATGCTTGACCGTAGATACTGAAGAACACGTCACCTTTATTAATCAGCCTTATCTTCAATTGTATGGCCTCCAAGGGACACCCGATGACTACCTTGGGAAAACCCTTGGAGAATTATACTACAATGATTCCACCGCTGATACCATCACTGGCCGCGCTATGCGGGCAAGAAAGCCATTGTTAGGAAATGAGTCGTCAACCATCACGAGAGATGGGCGTTCTGTGCATGTTAAATACGACGTTGCACCGGTTTTTGATCTTGATAACCGTCTTATCGGGGCTTTTGCGATTATCATCGATCTGACGGAGATTAAAAAGAACGCGGAGAAGATCAGCCGCCTGGCTGCATTTCCTCGCAAGAGCCTCAACCCTGTTCTGTCCGCCATGAAAGGGGGAGCACTGCATTACATCAATCCAGCCACGGCGAGTATTACTCGTCGCTGGGGACTTGATCCGCGACGAGACCTCCTGCCAGGCAACCACTCCAGTATTGTGGATGCATGTCTTGCGACAGGCAGCACCCGCGACAATATTGAGTCTCTCGTTGGTGACCGGGTGTTTGACTGGACGTATACGCCGGTTCCAGGACAAGAATTGGTTCATATCTACGGGAACGATATTACGGAGCGCAAACGCATGGAAGAGCGTCTGTTGTATGATGCCTTCCATGACAGCCTGACCGGTTTACCAAACCGCGCGCTGTTCGAAGATCGACTCGGACAAGTTTGCAGACGCTATAAGCGTGATTCCGCAGCCTCATTTTCTTTGCTGTTTCTCGATCTTGATCACTTCAAGCACGTCAATGACTCTCTGGGCCATGTTGTTGGAGATGAATTGCTTACCGAAGTGGCCGAGCGCATTGTCTCGACACTCCGATCTTTTGATACTTTGGCACGCCTTGGGGGAGACGAATTTGTTTTGTTGCTTGAGAATACACAAGGTCTGGACGATGCGCAGGCTGCGGTCAAGCGAATCCAAGATGTTCTTGCGTCGCCGATTACCGTGGTGAACAGCGATATTTTTGTTGAGGTCAGTATTGGTATCGTCGTGTCCGGGCATCCGGATAAAACACCGGGAGAATTGTTGCGCGACGCGGATGCTGCCATGTATCGAGCCAAATCGTTGGGACGTGGTCGAGCGGAAGTATTTAACGATGATTTGCATAAGCAGGCCATGGATCGGCTCCACTTGGAATCCGAGCTTAAAAAGGCTGTAGAACACCAGGAATTCATTGTGTTCTACCAACCAATTGTGCATCTCGACACGGGGAAAATTCATGGTTTTGAAGCGTTGGTCCGGTGGGAAAGCCTGACGCGGGGACTTGTTCCTCCGGGAATGTTCATTCCTCATATGGAAAACTCGGGCCTTATTATTGACGTCGGTGCTTTCGTGCTGGAGCACGCATTGCAAACGGCGAAAATGTGGCGAGAAACGATTCCCGGGTATGAGCATCTTTTCATGAGTGTCAATCTGGCAGTCCGCCAATTGACGAAACCCGGTATCGTTGATGATGTTGCCGAAGTGCTCACACGCTGGCCTTGTCCGAGAGGAAGTCTCAAGCTTGAAATCACTGAATCGGGGATCATGGAGAATTTTCATGTAGCGCAGTCCATTCTCGCTGATCTCCGTGAGCTCGGGGTACGCCTTTCCATTGATGATTTCGGTACGGGGTATTCGTCGTTGAGTTATCTACACCGCCTCCCCTTTGATTCACTCAAAGTAGACCGCTCGTTTGTCACTCTGTTGCAGCAGAAGGCAGAGAACCTTGAAATCACCAAAACTATTGTTGCGCTGGCGCATAGTTTAAGCAAGGACATAATTGCTGAAGGTGTGGAAACTCCAAATCAATTGAATACATTGCGTCATCTTGGTTGTGAGTACGGTCAGGGATATCTCTTTGCCAAGCCGCTTCCTGCAACGGAGGCTGAACAGCTTTTGAAAAATCAACCATCCTGGTGA
- a CDS encoding response regulator produces MDYILEKSTVLVVDDTPSNIDVVSGVLSRHYNVKAATNGKKALLVAEAMLPDVILLDIMMPDMDGYEVCSQLKRNPKTKNIPVIFVTAMNDMTDEARGFELGAVDYITKPISPPILLARVKTHLQLHDQNKVLEQKVLQRTKELNESRLEIIRRLGLAAEYRDNETGMHVIRMSYYCSIIARAIGMSEEESALILNAAPMHDVGKIGIPDSILLKPGKLDVNERSIMMRHCEFGAKIIGEHDNPLLQMAHAVALSHHEKWDGSGYPRKLEGKSIPLVGRIAAVADVFDALISARPYKAAWPTDKAVDLIRRESGKHFDPELVAVFLERFDAIQEVMKKHADPENAMHES; encoded by the coding sequence ATGGATTACATTTTAGAGAAAAGTACAGTTTTAGTCGTTGATGATACTCCGAGTAATATTGATGTTGTATCTGGTGTATTGTCTCGGCACTATAATGTCAAAGCTGCAACAAACGGAAAAAAAGCGCTTCTTGTTGCTGAAGCAATGCTTCCGGACGTCATTCTCCTTGATATTATGATGCCTGATATGGATGGCTATGAAGTGTGCTCGCAGCTGAAAAGAAATCCGAAGACAAAGAATATTCCAGTAATATTCGTCACGGCCATGAATGATATGACCGATGAAGCCCGCGGATTTGAACTGGGTGCGGTTGATTATATTACAAAACCTATTAGTCCCCCAATTCTTTTGGCTCGCGTGAAGACGCATCTCCAATTGCATGATCAGAACAAGGTCTTAGAGCAAAAAGTACTTCAGCGCACGAAGGAACTTAATGAAAGCCGTTTGGAGATTATTCGCCGACTTGGTCTTGCAGCAGAGTATCGAGATAATGAAACAGGGATGCATGTCATTCGCATGAGCTATTATTGTTCCATTATTGCCCGCGCTATTGGCATGAGTGAAGAAGAGAGTGCTCTGATTCTGAATGCTGCTCCAATGCATGATGTTGGTAAGATCGGTATCCCCGATAGTATTTTGCTCAAACCGGGCAAGCTTGATGTAAACGAACGGTCTATCATGATGCGCCATTGTGAGTTTGGGGCTAAAATTATTGGAGAGCATGACAATCCATTATTGCAGATGGCGCATGCTGTTGCTTTGTCGCATCATGAAAAATGGGATGGTTCAGGCTACCCTCGCAAACTTGAAGGGAAATCGATTCCTCTTGTTGGTCGCATCGCGGCGGTTGCTGATGTATTTGATGCACTTATCAGTGCACGCCCATATAAGGCAGCGTGGCCTACGGACAAAGCGGTGGATTTGATCCGTCGTGAATCGGGCAAACATTTCGACCCCGAGCTTGTTGCCGTCTTTCTTGAGAGGTTTGATGCAATTCAAGAGGTTATGAAAAAGCATGCTGACCCAGAAAATGCAATGCATGAAAGCTAA